The region TACACTTGCCCGGTTCGCTGCCTACAATCGGATCTTGCCAGAGATGATTTTGTCTACTAGGAAGTGTGCAAAATGTTATTAACTTCCAACCTTGAGGACAAAGTTgatttttggaggggagtattgttaGGGTTTTAGATATCAGGCCTAGTTGGCTTTTGGGTCTGAGTTTAGTTTATTTGctttagtttatttttatccGTTAGTTGTAGTCAATCTCTATCTTAAgtctatttttatattttcgtGGCTAAGACTATATTTATTTCTTTAGCAATATTagtttattataaataggagtctCTCCTTAGGTTAAAGTATGAATTAAAGTCAATTAGGATTGTTTGTGTATCcctctctctttttctcttctctcttctcttctttatCCTACTGCTGCTGTTAGGTTAGTTGCAAACCTTACATATTACATGATAACCAGTTGAACCAATATGTTAAACCCAATCTGAGGCTCCATGTATGGTTCAGATTCACCCCACTACCAAAAGACAATCTAAGAATCAAAGATTAAAAGAAAGCCACCCTTAAAAGTAGCAGATAGTTAAAAAGCAATCAAAATTAGAATCAACACCAGCATCAGAATTACAGTTTCTAAGGAATGTCTTAAAAAGAAACACTCTTCTATCCAGTTTTCCATTTGTCTCGGCTTTCTTTTTCCCTATATTCCCACCTTCCATCATCACAGATCACCCCCAGGGGGTTGGAggcacaaattaaaaaaatataacatgaAAAGGCCATTTTAAACCCAATTTACATGTTGCAGACATTCTATAGCAAAACCACCTAAAATAAGATTCACAGTGAGTGGGGTACAAGTATAGACCAGACTTTATACCCACCAAGatgtaaaaatacaaaaaaaaggtTGACAAAACCTACCTATAAAAAAACTCCCTACTATACATCCCAACCATCTTTCCTACTGTCAAATCCCCATTTCCGACCATCTAAGCTTCCATACATCTCTGAGAATTTCATAAGGCAATGGCTTCTCAATCCATAATGCACCTTCGTGTTCCGGCTAATAGCCGCGCCAGAAAGCTTTGAAGTGTCAATGGCCCAAGCCGGTTTCACATATTCAACCGTCCTCGACGATGAGCTCGCATTTGCATACAGATAATTCAAAAGCACATCCTCACAGTTAAAAAACTTGTCCACCATTTCCCTCCCTTGCCTGGCCTCCTCACCCCAGTACCTCTTGAAAGCTACTTGGGAATCAATAAACGCTGCGCCGGTGAGAATCATGTTGTACCCTTTATGGCTTCTGGCATATTTTTCTCCCCTGTATTTCAGTGGGCTCCCACTGATAAGCCGAGGATAGAATCCAACGATACGGTCCGGATGCTGACGCCACACGTTAAAACCTCGCTCAACATCGTCACATGTCATCATAATATCATCATCAAGCTCGAGGACAGCGCGTGTCTTTATCAACGGGTCAGCCTTGAAGCGATTGTTGAGAGAGTTCTTCTCCTCTACTCTGATCCTCACTGGTACTGCAGAATCTAGATCACTCAATTCTGGAGGGACTCCCTTGTTCCACACCACAACTATCTCCCCTACAGAAGAGCACCTTGAGTAGTGTTTCACATACATCTTCAAGTTCCAGAGACGAGCATCGTAGGTCATTGTCAATAAGGTGAACTGGGAATATTGTCCTTTGAATGGATAAGGTTCTTCTGAACCATTACCCCCGTAGATATTTTTAAATCCTACGCACATCAATCCGACCCCCACTACAAATATTACAGTAAGAACAAACCTCCTGGCACAAGCATTGTGCTTTATCTTGCCCCGGAGAAAATTTGGGGCCCTGTTCAAGCGGCTGCAAAACCGTCTTATTTTTGAAGAGAACACATTTGATCTTTCCCAAGACAATATAGCAACATTCTTCTTCCCAGAGTTATGAATGAACCAATTGAGAGGAACAATACAATTTACAAATCCGAGTAACACGCCCAATAGCAAAATGAGCGCAGCAGCAACTGTAACAGAAGCACAACCAACCATGAACCGCCGGGTTGAATCCCCGGAGGGAACACGATCCCCATCCATAACAGCAACCCAGCCACCAGATGGCAGACGTTGCGCATCCAAGTGATGGTACCTAGCACCATTCCAAGCATTTCGCCCCTTGTTTGGCTCAACAAACCCCGATGGAACTTCAATTTCTTTGTAGTCTTCAATAGTAAGAGTTTCTATCTTGAAAACACGCACCCGTCTCCCATATGTATCCCCACAGTCCTGACCCATACGATAAAGATTTCCTTCATATTCAAATGGCCTGCCTCCATTGCGAGCTCCCAAGCTCTGGTCAATGTTATAAATGGGATTTTTCTTGTGAGGTTTCCAAGGACCAAGAGGTGAACTGCTATACCAAATCTCAAGCTGCCCATTCTTCTTCGTGCCAAAACCACTATGATCTGAGCCAAAAAGCCAATACTTACCACCATAATTGACAAGGAAGGAATCAACAAGGGGCTTTTTCATTATGACCTTTTCCAATCTCCACTGCAAAGGGAAGTTAACTGCTCTGTAGAGACGAAGATCTCCTCTTTTACTTCCCTCAGGCATCATATATATCTGTGAAGTTACAATtgggaaaagaaaaatgaggatCACAACAACTATAATGACAAGTTTAAGTCGTAAATGAGCCATTAGACAAGTTCAAATGCATGAACAAACACATCATTTCTTAGGAAAAATACCTGGCCATCATGCTCAAAAACATATGGATAAGAAAGATGCCAATCCTCATTCAAGGCAATTCCTAGCTGTTGCCATGTTGCTCCTTTATCAGTACTTTTTGAAACTCCGATATCACCTTGCATTGTTATTGAATTCTTTGTCTCATAGAACAGGTACAGAGTATCTCCCTGAATTGCAAATGTCATATCAGTGAATAGTTCATAATGTGATATTAACTCTTTTCCATTAATATTTCTCATCGGTCATCACTGATATATCTACATAAAACATGATCAAGCATGTCCTGATTTGTAAAAATACAAACATTTATAGGCTTTTTGAATACTATATTTTCTTTGGAAACTGTCTATCAAACATTAGTACAAAGTACAAACTCAGGTTTCAAACCAACAAGATAAATAGTTTAAACGATGGACAGACACCTATATGGGCATAAGGCTGAAGTAGATACAAACACAAATAATGAAGGCAATATTTTGTTGTAACCTTTCAGAAGCAACTGATAAACTGACTGTTAGGCAGACAAATTTGacagaggagataaaaaaaattgattctaTCCATTATGAAATTTTACTATTTAAGAGTAAAATGCACGAAAGGCACTACTCGTTTTGTCAGAACAAGTCCATAGAAATGCCACCCTGTTATCCAATATTGGACCTAATTCACCTGTTATATCTTCCCTTGACAAAACTCAAACATTCTTCCTACTGTGGTGAGAGCCTTGTCTATGAGGCCACTCTTTTTAAAGACACTTAGAAAAACCTACATAGTTCAAATGTAGAGTCTACAATTGTCCATCCTTGTAAGAAAGCAACTTCGTTTACAACTCCAGAAAAGAACTTTCAGGGATGTTACACAGTATTTTTTCCTACCCCAAGCAAAATATGATGGTCCAAAGGCAGAAAAATCAGGTTGACAGTACTCAATAAATCACCTCTACGCAGTAAGTACCACTAGTTGAATCaaaatgtaaattttaaaataaaaattgataaaatgGAGATTATGCAACTATTCAAGGCGCTCACTATATAATTGGACCTATTCCTACTAGctttattataaattttacaACATGGATAACCAAGAGGGTTGTGTTAGGCCTCGGCAGCCAACATAAAACTAGTCAAAATCTTCAATATATGGATGACCAAGAGGGCCCCATGTTTCTTTTTAAATCCAAAAGAGGACCCCAATTAGTATAGTTATCAGCTATGTGATGACAGCACAACTCAGAAGGATACATACAGTGAGTAAGTAGAAGCCAACTTTTGTTATTCAGTAAACTGATATTAGCTCCTTAACAGTACAAAAAATAGACGGGTTTACTGTGAAATCGTCACCCACACAACCTAACCTGTATTTAGGAGCAGGATTTTGCAGACAATAAAAACATACAAGATATCACATGAACCCAACCTAGCTATaaattttcatctcatttctCAATTTAATGTTTTAGACATTTTCTGACCTCCATCTTCAAATTTTCAACGGTTTGATGGTTTCTCATTTACCATAAATAATTCTGGAATTACCTCAAGCAACTACAAAATATTACTAGTTTAGATCCAGGCTTCTTTCAGCCTGAGAAAAAGCCTAAACAACTGCTTCGTGTCAAATTTAAACTCCAAGCAAATATCTCCAAAAACAGGCAAATTAATTGTAGAAATAAAGACAAACTGATGTATTATCTTTTTCTAACACCAGGCTTCTATCATTGTGGATTAGTGGTTGAATCCAAACATTGACTTGGCCAAAAAAAACGGCATGTAAACATAGGTAGAATTTTGCTGGCAAAAAATGTACAAATAGAACAAAAAACAGCAAGGGAAAGGGACTTGAACTATATCAAAGAATCTGAAACATCAAATATATGAAGGAAGCTAGAGTGACAAGACCCTATTACctgaatgaaaagaaaaggGTCAGCAACAAAATTACTGGGAAAACCAGCATCAGAGACCGAGGCACACGTCACCACGGGGTTCGCAACCGGCCAAGCAGCGCTGTCATCATTCGATACATTCGTCTGCACAGAACCAAAACCATCAACTGAAACGAACTGAAACAATTTCATCCCTCAAATTCACATCACAAAACAAATTCCCAAttgaaataatttcatatttgaTCAATTCACCagaacaaaaccaaaattttcaacatcatactccatAATACCAAACACTACTCAAGTAATCATCATCTAGAGTGTGTGAAAACTTGCAAAAATAAAATCACTTTTATCctaatttttctttcaaa is a window of Lotus japonicus ecotype B-129 chromosome 5, LjGifu_v1.2 DNA encoding:
- the LOC130717175 gene encoding glucosamine inositolphosphorylceramide transferase 1; translation: MGSGQIGGGGSGGGGGGGSSGGGSSSCCDMSLKCWCRWRLEGQQCYNRFFSSGFVFFFGCFVLFGSIATLYGWLAFSPTVHTALSPFGCQVDNEGSWSIGIFFGDSPFSLKPIESTNVSNDDSAAWPVANPVVTCASVSDAGFPSNFVADPFLFIQGDTLYLFYETKNSITMQGDIGVSKSTDKGATWQQLGIALNEDWHLSYPYVFEHDGQIYMMPEGSKRGDLRLYRAVNFPLQWRLEKVIMKKPLVDSFLVNYGGKYWLFGSDHSGFGTKKNGQLEIWYSSSPLGPWKPHKKNPIYNIDQSLGARNGGRPFEYEGNLYRMGQDCGDTYGRRVRVFKIETLTIEDYKEIEVPSGFVEPNKGRNAWNGARYHHLDAQRLPSGGWVAVMDGDRVPSGDSTRRFMVGCASVTVAAALILLLGVLLGFVNCIVPLNWFIHNSGKKNVAILSWERSNVFSSKIRRFCSRLNRAPNFLRGKIKHNACARRFVLTVIFVVGVGLMCVGFKNIYGGNGSEEPYPFKGQYSQFTLLTMTYDARLWNLKMYVKHYSRCSSVGEIVVVWNKGVPPELSDLDSAVPVRIRVEEKNSLNNRFKADPLIKTRAVLELDDDIMMTCDDVERGFNVWRQHPDRIVGFYPRLISGSPLKYRGEKYARSHKGYNMILTGAAFIDSQVAFKRYWGEEARQGREMVDKFFNCEDVLLNYLYANASSSSRTVEYVKPAWAIDTSKLSGAAISRNTKVHYGLRSHCLMKFSEMYGSLDGRKWGFDSRKDGWDV